CACAGAATTTATACTTCAGGAATTAATACTGATGGTAATGGTTaatgaaactcaaatgtaaacattagaatattttgagatactgttTTTTGACTTCcatgagctgtaagctctaatcataaaaatttaaaaataatttaaaatgttttacattacatGTAATCAATTTAGAATATATAAAATTTTGTGAAAAAGGTTACAAAAAaagatttcacaatatatttttttaaatgcacctacacgcacacacacacgcacgcacacacacacacacacacacacacacacatatttatgcatttagcagacgctttttttgcataaatatatatatatatatatatatatatatatatatatatatatatatatatatgcaaaatatatatttttgaggggggtggtaataatattattattattatgtaagagACTACCAAAAATGAACTGATCCCATTTCAGTGTAATTGCCAAACAGAGAGTAAAGTGTTAGCAGCACTGCCAGGTGTGAAGTgtgctaattatatgtaagcaaaCTGGCAGAAACTGGCCCAGGACCAGAGCTCCTTGTACAGGCTTTCTAATGGCACACTGAATTTATTATTTCTAAAACTGAGACACAAAATGAGGTAGTCTCTCATATCTACAAAAacaatgtgttgtgttttttgtctCTTCAACAAAATTAGCACCAGAAAACTTTGCATTTTCTAAATAGCATTTTTTAGCCTCTGATGAAAAGACATGTCATAATTCTGTGACATTATAGACATGTCAAACATATGTCAGTGTGGAATTTCCCTGTAAAACCCAGGGGCCATCTGTAAATGAAACTGGTACTGAACTAGTTGTTGAGCTTTCACCCAGTTTCAATCCTCCATCATTCAACTCATGGCAACTGATTACATTAAGAAAATGCCTTTAAAATCTCCTCCCTTCAACCCGTCTCTTTTAGATTGCCATGTATGATAAAGGGATTAAAGATGTATAGTTTATTCTGATTAATATGATGGACAGGCCATGCTGTCTGAGACACATTTAGCCTCTGAAGAGTTCATTGTGAAGGTTTAATGGGATGTCTATGAGTCTCTTTGAACTTAATGAGCCCATCAGTCTCAATTTGATGGATGACAGCTACTGTGCTACAGTAAGTACTTGAAGTGGTCCTCTTGTATTTAACTCATTATGTTAAGATAATACAAAATTATCAAATTTTCCGAGAAACAAAAACATGGTCTTTTGAGAAGTGATTGCCAGTTGTACAATTtcaagtaaaaaagaaaatgtcttgttttccagaacTTAAGCACTGAAAAGATTAATATACTTGTTTCTTGACAATATACATATCTTgaattgtctttatttattttcttgttaaatTTGACATGCttaggacattttttttatgtatatttgatatttttaaatcattacaataatatattattttattttactattttgttatgttttgtctGTTGTGTAGTTTTTTGTATAGAATTTTCCATTTTGTCAGTTAAGAATTTCCAGCCACTTCATGCATTCCAGGGAAACAAGTGGAAATATGGGCTGATGATAACATTGATCCCGGGCTTTGGGCTGGTTCCTCCTCAATATCTGTCATACTCACAGGACACCCAAACACAGCCTCTTTACTCACACCACCTACTCTGGACATAAGCCCAAACAGGCCCAACTCCCAAATGATACTTTGCAAACACAACCCGGCCACTCTGAAGAAATCCAATCCCTCTTTTGTCGCCAAGCAGTAAGTGGTTGTTGAAGACAGATCTGACATTTAGCTGGCTCATCACCTTGTGAAGGAGGGACCGCCTGTTCTGATTTCTGCTTTTCCTTAAGACAGATGAAGTGGTTTATTTAACATAGCCAGGTCTTATTTCAAGGgaattaatcataataatatatatatatatatatatatatatatatatatatatatatatacatatatgtatagtGTACTTTTGAATCAATCTTCATTCAgaaattgcaaataaatgtaaaaaatacacaaggaaacagcaagtaacattaaattaaactattttttgaagaaaagttgaaatattactatttatttaaataataatattttattgtgaaGCATATTTCAATAATCTTTTTCATTCACAATACaacttttaaattagtttttttaaaagtgtagatagagggatggatggatggatggatggatggataaatgaattaattaattaattaatgagaaATACATAAGATACACTGAAAGAAATAGTCCAGGAATTTTCCCTGAGAAGTTACTTGCAAATTTCAGAGTaagaatgttaatgttaaaaaagagtaagtaacattaaattaaacatgacattttaaacatttttatcttGTAAAGTGTACTTCAATAATCTCTTTCATTTACTACTTTGaaaaatcttttatatatatatatatatatatatatatatatatatatatatatatatatacatttcagcaATAGAACacattatttttgaatgaatttttgTCAGTACAATAATTTCTATTCTTGAAACTTTATGGACCTGTTGTGAAATATGGTATTCAGTAGATACTctgataatctttgttttattatttatttttatttttttacagtgactGAAAATTGATGTCAGAGCTGCCtataaaattactaataaaacTGCAGGCACTATGATCATGCTTAGTTTGCCATATACTGTGTCCACTGACATTTACCACCATCAAAATCCCATTAAGACGCCGCTGTCTGATAAGGAGTCTTAATGAGTGAACTTTGGAAACGCTCTCAGGCAGAAGACAGAGCACAGCGGCCACAGAGAGCCTGCTATAGTTGATCAAATGCACTTTAAGTAATCAAAGTAACTTGGTCTGCAGTTCTTTCTTCTCTCTCACCTGTCAGGACTGCTCAGATCCCACTCATGACGAATTCCTTTGTGCATCCCCATGTGATAAATCCTTTCCCCAAACAAAAGCCACTCGAGAAAAGAATGCGAGGCAAGCAGCAAGCTGTTTCTGTATTTGTCTTACGTTCTCTTTATTCCTCTGGACATCCTCTTAGGAATGAACAAAGTGACAGTTACAGTAATAACACTTGTTATATAAGGCCATGGGGATAGAGGAAAAGCAGGAACACATGTTTTATGTGACATACTCGCTGAAATTGCTATTAGCAGTGACAAcaaagagaggtgtgtgtgtttctatgttTAGCTGTCTGTGTGTGATGACAGAAGCGAAGTCACTTGATAAGCTTGTGAAGAGCAGACAGTATTTTCGCCAATCAGATAACAGAACACATCAAGTGCCAGTGTAAGTTAATGCAGTTAATTTAACAAATGTCAAACTAATAACTGCAGGCGTTCACGTTACAAAACAACCTGAAACTTGCGCGAAGTGTGttagttcattttcattttagaagaATCTAACGTGAAGTTTTTCTGGTTGAAGTTCTTGCAAAGATTAATTTGTAGTACGCATGAAACAAAAGGACCTGACTCAACATTACTGAATGCCTGAAGAAAATCTATTACGTAAACTTTGATATGAGAAATGGTGTAAGCAAATATTAAGCAAAGCAAGCTATGTGACAATACAAAtcttttatagatttttattagacaaaagtaacaacataaaagtaaataaaagttgTATAAGGCATCTTTACAAGTTTAGCAAAGGTTGATTGTATTTAGTGTATGTAAgtgaaatattaatgaaattgttcatttgttgttgttgttgtaaaaaaaaaaaaacaacccttgTACAATTGACCTGCTCTCTTGATTGCTCAAGTCAAATTTCATTTAAAGCATATTTTCTATATggacagacatagatagatacaGTACTTAGTAATACTTAGTAGGTTTCTAGTAAAAAGTAAATTGctggtaaatttcacaaacaattacaaagaaacagcaagaaaCATTGGATTAAACATGATTTGTAAAAGAAGAGCTAAAATAGTAGctattttcttataaaaaattatatatatgtatatatatatatatatatatatatagagagagagagagagagagagagagagagagaaatatataataataataatccaataaCCTATGAATGTCTGGGAAATACATAAGATACACTGATTTAGTTCTTAACCGTTTTCATCAAGAAATTGctatagtaaatttcacaaataattgcaagGAGACGATAAGTAACATACCTATACCTGAAATGTTCAAATAGAATATCTGAAATATTTTGATGTCTTGTAAAacatattagatagatagatagaaagaaagatagatagatacacaaacatacagtatgcAAACAAACAAGCATAATTACAGTATGATTAAAGCGTTGTAGCTTAATAAAAAAGTGTCAGTTTGAGgattaaaaatctattaaaaacatCTGTGAAAAAGGATATGGAGTCCAAGTAAAGACTTTTGTCTGCCTTGCATATTCAGTTGTTCCATGCTAACAGCCAGAAATGAGACGATCAGTATTCCTCTTCAGGCAGGTAATTTTCAGGACAGTCAACTCTTAAATTGctgctgctcttagcgcatttaAGAACAATTTGACTCAGTCTATTTAAGGGATTTTCAAGCTATTTACAATTTCAAGCTGTTTTTCCAAGGTATTTAATGTGTTACTTTCTAAGCATTTTATTAAGCTCACTTTACATGCATCAAGACATATTAGGAAGTGTTCTGGGTTTGTGGAAACAACTCAAAATAAATCCTGAGTGATTAGATCTGATGAGACATTTGGGAACAAACTCAAGGTGAATTCAATACCGCCAATGCTTACAGCCTGCATTATGACCTTATATCATCCAGTCTACACCTGCAGGAACACCCAATTTCATTACAAAGACTAAACACTGATCTAGAACAGACTGGGACTCATGGCTGGGTCATTTCGGTACCCGGAATCCTTTACACAGTCCTATTAACCGAGAACATGCTGAGGCTGAGGGAACACTTAAAGAGCAGTGCCAATCTGATTTTTCAAGAGAGTTTCCCATGACCAAGTGGCGTCTCCTCTGGGCCTCAGTGATGGCGAGTGTATTCAGTACAATCAGTGCCATCAGTGGTGTATGACTCCTAGGGTTTATCTTCTAGATAGAGATTTTGCAGCCGCTCCTTCTCTGCCTGTGCGACTGAGAAAATAAAGCATAATTTCTGCTGAAGGTGGGTGACAAAGAATGATGGTAGGCCCATTTATCTGAACCTCAACATACACTTACTCACACCTAAACAAACGCACGCATTCGCATTCACGTTGTCCTTCTGTGTATGAGATAGAGAATCATCATGGTGTGCGTGTAGACAATAGACCTtgagcgagtgtgtgtttgtgtttcggCACAGATTGTGGTTATGGATGACTGCTAGTCAGAGACATAGCATGGACTCATGGTTAGATGTCCTGGAAACTTTCTCACGTTCTTTTTACTGATGTATAAGAACAGTCCAGtgggcatttttttaaataaaactttggtGTAAAACAAAGAATTGTTAACAggataaatatgcataaatacaAATGATACACTACATGTAGTTTTTGTGTGCAGGTTAAAATTTGTACCAATGTTTTGACTGTATAATGAATTTTAATCCTCCAAGAGACATAATATCAAAGAGCAAAATTCTaataattgcacatttttatgcTGCTTAATAGGTACAGAGGCTAACATGGGAAAATAACATAAAACCTGTagttaataatgatttaaaactATTCAAACAAAACTGTTACATCTGCGATCTGACAACAGTATAAGCTAAATTTAAGACATTTAtcagtttgacctaaaaaaatattctattgCATATAGATGTATTgaatatatcataaatatatatatattaaaaaaaaacattcatcatTTTTGAAATGCCTGGTTCTtaaaccacaaaaatatttaatttaatttaacacactttcacacagaaatatatttatttctgtacTTGCTAAATTTAACTTTGTACTTTGTTAATTAAAGTTAGTTTGCTTGCTTGCTTGGGTAATGGGAACCACAGACAATAATTTAACACAacactgtgtttgtttgtttgtttttgacaaaaaaataaataattttggatATTCGTGGTTCTTAAACCACAACAAATATTGTACTTTAAGACAGCactttccatgaaaaaaaaaaagtttgtttgttgattggttaatttatttattttctacaaaataaataaataattttcttacTAAAAAATATTACTAATTTTAGATATTCTTATTTTAAACCGCAACAAATGCTTCCatgtcattgtatttatttattgtttttatcaactttataTATCGATTTAgttttgattattaattaattaattcattcattcatcaaacaCAAGCATGGTTCCTGCTGGAGTAATATAATCACGGCCTCACAGAGGCcactatgtatgtatgtttttatacagtctgcgattaagaaaaaaaatacccAACGAATTTCTAATGCAAACGAATTAGTGGGCTTTGGCGCCCTCGTGTGGTTAAAACTGTTTTAGCGCTCTGTTTACGGTTGCCACGCAACAAGATTCCAGAGAAAGCCGAAGTGTTGGCTGCTGGAAGTGATTCTGTGGTCAAACTAGCAAACAttagcaaataaaaaatattcgaTAACACTAAATATGGCAAACCCTAAAGAAAAGGACCCTGTGGACATAGTTCACCAGAATGCCATCCATGTCGAGACAATAATGAAGGAGCTGAGACACCAGAAGCTTTACACCGAGTTTAACATCAACCCCTTCAAGAAGCGTGAGTGCAGAGCTTCACTTGTTTACAGTGTGTATGTCTCTGTGTTTGGTTAAATATGTAAAAGATCCTCTTTATTTCTTCAGTGCACATTCTGACTGACAAGCCCATGTCCAACATCACGTACAGAAAAGAAGAGGAGGACCGTAAGTAACTTATTTACACTAGCTTACATTTGATTTAACACAATTCTGCCATAGTTTCAGCCAAAATACCATACTTACAACATTTGTTAAAtccacaaaatatattaaacCTATATGTTATGTTACTGGTGATGACGTAATTATGTTTACCATTTACTGTTTGGTTGTCTGGGTTTAATGgttatgtaaattaaatgtattgtactatgtaaaatgtaatgaaaataagtTTTTGTACAGCTGCTTTCGTCCAGGCTATACAGAGGGCCCATCTGGAGCCCACAAAAAAGTACTCTCACCCTCAGACTGAAGCACAAGAGATAGGATGGATATCAAGTCCTTTAGTAAGTTCTTATTTATGTGCGTATcatgtatgtattcatttatttaagtgagttactgaatgaatgaaagaaaaggATTACAATATGGGAGTCACTAATGTTCTCTAAATCTGtttagtatatataaaatatatatatttaggttgTAGGATGTCTTCCTAATCATGTCTTTTGTGCAATATTTCAGATCGCCTCAGATCGTAGTGACCGAAGATTAAATTTTCCAAGGCAGAACTCTGAAATCACTAAGTACATGGATGCTGCATGGCGACTGAAGGAGCAGACACAAAATTTGGGATGAAAGTTCAAGTTATATTTTCCTGATGGCATGTACATTATGTACACTAATGCAGATAAATAAGTCTAGTTATCATCTGTGAGAGATCAAAATGGCCATTCTTTGTTatcacaaataaacaaaaaatgcaaacatgTTTTAGAGAACACTCTCTAATGGTCACTAATACAGATAAGGTAAGGACAGAGGCTTCAGGTCTCAAAATCCCATGAGCTGCCTAGACGGTGTTTTTACCATTTTGCAAAGCAGGTCATTTGATTTGACACAGCTGGTGTGTTTAGAATTTCAGTGGTATATCTAGAGATATGTTAAAGTGGGTCAAATGGGCACCATTCATCACTAGGAATGTGACTGCTCCTGTCCTGCAGAATCTCTTCATAGTAAGCAAAAGAGATTAGTTCATGACTAATCGATCTTAGATAAAGTCATATTGTACAGAAACAGGATTCAcatattttgttttgcaaatgtgCCTTTTTCACAAGAAAAATCCATAACTGTGACCAAACTCCACTGGCAGCttattgaaacattttaaacataatgtATCAGCCATTCAGGTCAAGATTTATAACATTACTTCCCCCAAACAAAATCTCCTTTATGTGAAGATACAGcatttctgttgttgtttctttCTTACAGAATTGCACTGAATTCTCACAAATAGTTATATTATGTTACATTATATTCTGTAGTTCTGTAATATATAGTCCGGTCAATGGAGATCATTATGAATTCAAGACCTTCTCTCTCATCCCTCTCTAGAGGAGTCAACTACTTTCTAGCCAAAAGTCTCATTCGATTAAAGTCTCTAAACAATCATTATCTGAGTCATCAAAACTTCTTTCCTCTTCTCTGAATGGCTAATAATTGGTGATCTCATTAGTCTACATTAGCTATTGTATTAAGTATTTAGCTGAGGTGAGCATTACTTACAATTAGAGTGTTCCCAGTATCTACTGTATTCTACATGCAGCACTCCTAAACCTTAAAGAAAGCTAAAAGCATACATACATGCCAAATTAACAGTTTAATGTGACACGTAATGTCATATCAATGaatcttttttaaattacatgaaCATCACAACTCTGAAAGTGTGTGTGCTAGATATCAAAACAAAAAGGTTGTGCCAGATTAGGTTCTCTACTTGCAGTTTTCCATCTTTTCTTTTCATATTAAGATAATCAAATAATTTGTGTCTGTAATAAGTTAGAGTCCACTCAGCATCAAGGTGAGAGAGTTTGAGGTCTTAACATTTTCTCTGAGCCTCAATCAATTTGTCAGCGaagggtggggggtgggggggtgactGTCTGAACTGATATCTCAAGTCAGCACCAATATGCTGTATCCGACAAGGAAATGTATTTCACTGCAACGTTTAGACGCTCAATAAGGTCTTAAAAGGTTAATTAGAATTCTTCATAGTTTTCACTCATTCTGATCCAAATGATCAGAAAAGTTCT
This genomic stretch from Carassius gibelio isolate Cgi1373 ecotype wild population from Czech Republic chromosome B6, carGib1.2-hapl.c, whole genome shotgun sequence harbors:
- the cfap144 gene encoding protein FAM183A; the protein is MANPKEKDPVDIVHQNAIHVETIMKELRHQKLYTEFNINPFKKLHILTDKPMSNITYRKEEEDPAFVQAIQRAHLEPTKKYSHPQTEAQEIGWISSPLIASDRSDRRLNFPRQNSEITKYMDAAWRLKEQTQNLG